The Rhodothermales bacterium genomic sequence ACACGTTGTCAAACCACACATCCGGTGTTCCAGAACCGCCAACCATGAATGTCAGGAATACCGTGTCGTCCTCCCGCACGAACGCTGTATCACGAAACGCCCGAGCCACTGTCGTCAGCGGGATGCTCTGAAACGCATAGCCTTCGAATGGCGAGTGATCCTGCTGCAGCCACGTCTCGATCGTTGTGTTCTGACTGGCACGAGCGCTGTACGTGATCACGTAACGTTTGTTGGCCGACACACGGATCGAGTGTCGCAGCTGGATGTGCCAGTTCGTTCCGCTGGTGGCACTGATCTGGACGCGACCGCTGCCCGTACCGTCGATCGGATTGGTTGTGTCAATGTCAAAGCTCGCAGCGGCGTCGCTCACAAAAGTGACGAGTTCCCACGGATCCGATGCCTGCTCGAAGCCGCCATTTGCGATCTGGTCGGCTGGATTCTCGGCGCGCGACGGTATGACAAAGACGATTTCGTCCGTGGCCTGACCTGCATTGCCGGCGCGGTCGACAGGCACGACTGCGATCATCATCGTGTCGCCGGGCTGGCCGCGGTCGAACGAATAGGCCGAGTTGCCGGTGTAGTCGTAGAGTTCTCCTGCATTGAACAGCAGATACCGCGCGATGCCCGACTCGTCGGATACCTGATCCCAGGCGATCATGCCGGGGAACGAGGTGTCGGCGACAGCAAGTCCGGTAACCATTCCGGGAGCAACCGCATCGTTGTACCCCAGCAAACTCCTGAACTCTGCTTCCGAGACCGCGTGGACGTATGCTGCCGAATCCATCTCCGCCGCGTAATGGTCTCGCACAACCTGATTCATCTCCAGGCGCGCGTCGCCCCAGTCCGACCACTGCGGAAACTCCGCCCAGTTCCAGTTGATGTACGACAGCATCTTGATCCCTGGATTCGCGTGCACGAGATCAAAGAATGGCTCAAACCACTGGTCCCAGCTCGACTGCCCTCCGGTAGTCCCAACATACCGCGGGGTCGATTCTCCGATAAGCACGGGCCGCTGGTGGACGTGCGCGCTGTCGAGAAAATCAAACACGTCGGGATGAGTTAAATGACTGGTGGAGAAGGGATTGAATGCCCACCAGTCGACATATTCATCCCCGGGAAAGTAGGCCATGAAATTCGAATCGCCGTCGGGAGCGAAATTCCATACCGTAGCGATCTCCAGGTCACGCTCACGAACTTTTTGCACGATGTATCGGAACGCGGTCCTGTAGGACTCGGGCTGGTAGCCGTTCCAGCTCACGCCGTTGAACTCGTATCCGATCCGGAGATATACGGGGAGACCAATCTCCTGCAGTCCGTCGAGAACGGTGTCGATATCATCGTCCAGGAACCCTCTCGTGATCTCCTCGGTGTACGGATCGCCACTCGCGGTCAGCTCGAGCCCGACTTGCAGCACGGTCATGCGATCTTTGTACTGCAGCAGATCGGCCTTCAGTCGGTCAACCCACGTGGTGCCGACGTTTCGGAGGCCTATGTAGTACATGTAGGCAATGGGCTTCTCGGCCTCGTCCATCACATTCCAGTAGTTGAGAAACCCGGATGGGTCCTGACCGGCGCCGTGCACGATGCGCCCGGCCGGTTCAAGTCTCGCCCCGTAGTTCTCACGCGGCTGGATGGGACTGGACGTGAACACGAATCCAAGAAGGAGTGTGAACACAAGAACCGGGAGGATGAGCTTTAACCGCATGACGGACTCCGGTACCGAAAGTTGAATTGCGCGCAATGTACGAGACGTACCTTACGATGGCCTCATGCAGGGTGAACGTTCCCACGGTGCAAATGAGCGATTCCAATCCAAAGGTCTAGCCGGCTGCCGGGATTTCGATTGGAGCCGCAGATTCTGTGTCGCCCGGCGAGCGCCTGAACACCTGCTCGATCCGGTCCTGGAGCATCACGAGTGATGGGACCAGCACCAGTACGATGAACGTGGCGAACAGAATTCCGATACCAAGGCTTACGGCAATCGGTACCAGGAACTGCGCTTGAAGACTTCGCTCAAGGATCAACGGCAGAACGCCCAGGAAGGTCGTCAGTGATGTCAATATGATGGGCCGAAACCGTACTCGCCCGGCCCGAACGACCGCGTCCTGAATGGACAGGCCTTCGCGCCGTGCCTGATTGATGTAGTCGATCAATACGAGAGAGTCGTTGACTACCACACCGCTCAGGCCAACAATGCCGAAGAGACTCAGAATACCGACCGACAGCCCCATGATCAGGTGCCCGATTATGGCGCCGATGACCCCGAACGGAATCGCCGACATTATGATGAATGGCTGCCAGTATGACCGGAAGGGGATAGCGAGCAGCGCGTAGATAACAAACAGCGCAACGACAAAGCCTCGTTTCAAGCTTTCCAGGATTTCGGCCTGCTCCCGCTGCTCTCCCTCGAAAGTCGCTCGAAGTCCGGGATAGTCGGAGAGCATGACTGGTAGTATGGTTGCTTCGAGTGCATCGACTACCTCCTGAGCAGTTACGATGTCCTCGTTCAAATCCGCCGTAACCGTAGTCACGCGTCGGCGGTCACGCCGATTGATACTGGACGGACTGTAGCCGAAAGAAGCGGTCGCCACCTCCGCAAGAGGGATCTCCGCGCGAGAGGGTGTGCGAATTCGAAAATTTTGCAGGTCCGACAATGCGTCGCGTTCCTCAGCCGGCAATCGGACCATGACCCGGATCTCGTCTCGACCACGCTGGATGCGCAGGGCTTCGTCGCCGTAGAATGCAGCCCTGACCTGGCGCGCAAGGTCATCGAGAGAAATCCCGAGTGTTCGCGCCTGTGGTCTGAGCTCCAGCTTGACCTCCTGCTTTCCGAGCGTCTGGTTGTCCTCCACCTCGAACACACCGGCGAACTGATTCAGTTCATCCTTGAGACGTTCAACAGCCCGATTCAGCACTTCCGCCGACGGTGCCGACAACTCGATCTGGATGGGCTTGCCAAGTCCGAAGATCGCCGACTGAAACTGGAGTGAGCGCGCCTCCGGAACGGGCCCCGTGGTCTCACGCCACTCGGCTTCAAACGTTGCGGCGGAGAGATCTCTGAATTCGGCCTCAAGCAGCTCGAAATTCACCTCCGCCACGTTGGACTGCAAGAGCGTGGGGACCATCCCTGTGGTGGGACCGCGGTTCGCAAGAGAGGGTCTCGATCCGACGGAGGTGAACACGTGTCGCACGACCGGCGGATGGCTGTCTGGCAAACCCTCTTGCAGGCGTTTCGCGACGTCCCGACCGGCAAGCTCAATCATCGAAGCAACCTTTGCCGTCTGCTCGATCGACGTTCCCTCGGGCATCTCCAGTCGCACGATCACGTTTTCGCCTTCGATGTCCGGAAAGAAACTGAACTTGACCCAGCCGCTGGCAATGAGTCCGATCGAGAGGAGTACGCCGGAGATAGCCGACACGATCACCAGACCATAGTGGCGGGTGCAGAATCGGAGTGTTCGGTCGAGCGGTCCGTTGATATTCCAGTCGACGAATCGAGCGACGGCTTCCTGGATGCGTTCGATGAACGCCACCACCGGATTCTTCTTCGATCCGTCCCTGACGACTTTCAGATGTGACAGGTGCGCCGGCAGGATCAACAGCGACTCGACCAGGGACAGCAGTAGAACGGTGATGATGACGATGGGAAGATTCTTCATGAACTTCCCGATCACGCCCGGCACGAGAAGGAGTGGGGAGAACGCCGCCACCGTCGTCAGCACTGCAAATATGACGGGCCGCGCGAGTCGGATCGCGCCTTTGACCGACGCGGCGACAGGCGACTCACCACGCTCCTGCTCCGCAAAGATGTTCTCCCCGATGACAATCGCATCGTCTACAACAATTCCAAGTGCGAGAATAAAGGCGACGAGCGAGATCAGGTTGATTGATACGCCCAGGTAGACCATCACCGTAAAGGTGCCGAGAAACGAGATGAAGATGCCGGCGGAGACCCAGAACGCCAGCCTCGTATTCATAAAGAGGCCGAGTGCGATGACGACGAGGATCAGTCCTGCCATACCATTCTTCAACATCAACTCGTAGCGACTCTTGAGCAGCTTGGCCTCGTTCTGCCAGACATCGACGGAGATGCCTTCAGGAAGCGTCGGCCGCAATGCATCGAGGTATTCCAGCACTTCCTCCACGATGTCGAGTACCCGCTCATCCGCCGTGCGGTAGATCTCTACAAGTGCAGTCGGCTCACTGTCGAATCGCGTGATGAGGTCGGCGTCCTCGAACGCATCACGAACCGTGGCGATGTCTCCAAGTCGAACCAGCGCTCCGTTCGGACGGGCGATGACGACGATGTCCGCGAAATCGGCGGCCGTATAATTCTGTCCCTCCGTTC encodes the following:
- a CDS encoding T9SS type A sorting domain-containing protein, whose protein sequence is MRLKLILPVLVFTLLLGFVFTSSPIQPRENYGARLEPAGRIVHGAGQDPSGFLNYWNVMDEAEKPIAYMYYIGLRNVGTTWVDRLKADLLQYKDRMTVLQVGLELTASGDPYTEEITRGFLDDDIDTVLDGLQEIGLPVYLRIGYEFNGVSWNGYQPESYRTAFRYIVQKVRERDLEIATVWNFAPDGDSNFMAYFPGDEYVDWWAFNPFSTSHLTHPDVFDFLDSAHVHQRPVLIGESTPRYVGTTGGQSSWDQWFEPFFDLVHANPGIKMLSYINWNWAEFPQWSDWGDARLEMNQVVRDHYAAEMDSAAYVHAVSEAEFRSLLGYNDAVAPGMVTGLAVADTSFPGMIAWDQVSDESGIARYLLFNAGELYDYTGNSAYSFDRGQPGDTMMIAVVPVDRAGNAGQATDEIVFVIPSRAENPADQIANGGFEQASDPWELVTFVSDAAASFDIDTTNPIDGTGSGRVQISATSGTNWHIQLRHSIRVSANKRYVITYSARASQNTTIETWLQQDHSPFEGYAFQSIPLTTVARAFRDTAFVREDDTVFLTFMVGGSGTPDVWFDNVSVIEEDWEPEPVEPKSLENGGFEAGLSPWMLDLNGLARASAEIDDSGQIEGQNSARVTISRTTNTNWHVQLRQRLDVKAGAQYVVRYQARANQDTSIETWLQQNHTPYLGYLEKVVNLTTSNQAFVDTAMVDADDTVFLSFMMGNSGVSQIWIDDVSVTEIGVTDNDDPTDALPSGFKLDPPYPNPFNPSTRISYEIPESGRVSLRIYDAVGREITRLVDGSQNAGRYVADWDAALAASGTYVVRLAVDGRHIASRTLVLIK
- a CDS encoding efflux RND transporter permease subunit, which translates into the protein MKGAIAWMAQNSVAANLLMMLIVVTGVVSITSIPQEVFPESSLDAVQVQVAYPGASPEEVEDSIVRRVEEQIEGIEGIRRITSVASENVGIVTAELQLGTDVLSTLDEIKAEIDRITTFPDDAEEPTVTELTSRRQVLQIAVHGQADEVALKELANRIKDDLVTLDNVSYVSINGVRDYEISIEVSEASLRAIGLSLGDVAMAVRRGSLDLPGGRVQTRGEEIMIRTEGQNYTAADFADIVVIARPNGALVRLGDIATVRDAFEDADLITRFDSEPTALVEIYRTADERVLDIVEEVLEYLDALRPTLPEGISVDVWQNEAKLLKSRYELMLKNGMAGLILVVIALGLFMNTRLAFWVSAGIFISFLGTFTVMVYLGVSINLISLVAFILALGIVVDDAIVIGENIFAEQERGESPVAASVKGAIRLARPVIFAVLTTVAAFSPLLLVPGVIGKFMKNLPIVIITVLLLSLVESLLILPAHLSHLKVVRDGSKKNPVVAFIERIQEAVARFVDWNINGPLDRTLRFCTRHYGLVIVSAISGVLLSIGLIASGWVKFSFFPDIEGENVIVRLEMPEGTSIEQTAKVASMIELAGRDVAKRLQEGLPDSHPPVVRHVFTSVGSRPSLANRGPTTGMVPTLLQSNVAEVNFELLEAEFRDLSAATFEAEWRETTGPVPEARSLQFQSAIFGLGKPIQIELSAPSAEVLNRAVERLKDELNQFAGVFEVEDNQTLGKQEVKLELRPQARTLGISLDDLARQVRAAFYGDEALRIQRGRDEIRVMVRLPAEERDALSDLQNFRIRTPSRAEIPLAEVATASFGYSPSSINRRDRRRVTTVTADLNEDIVTAQEVVDALEATILPVMLSDYPGLRATFEGEQREQAEILESLKRGFVVALFVIYALLAIPFRSYWQPFIIMSAIPFGVIGAIIGHLIMGLSVGILSLFGIVGLSGVVVNDSLVLIDYINQARREGLSIQDAVVRAGRVRFRPIILTSLTTFLGVLPLILERSLQAQFLVPIAVSLGIGILFATFIVLVLVPSLVMLQDRIEQVFRRSPGDTESAAPIEIPAAG